One Numida meleagris isolate 19003 breed g44 Domestic line chromosome 6, NumMel1.0, whole genome shotgun sequence genomic region harbors:
- the GPR137C gene encoding integral membrane protein GPR137C, with amino-acid sequence MSALAAGAAPAEGPAVPYAVELGLTVLHTALYAALFLFAYLQLWLLLYYRERRLSYHTLCLFLCLLWAALRTTLFSFYLQNSLQALRLQQPFAHWLLYCLPGCLLFASLCLLNLYFAEVIFKVKCAADFNKYKVLLYLGSILTSLLFLVVNLTCAMLIHSEVPENQLRRTVLARALVNDSLFILCAISLACCMCKLGKMSSANVYLESKGTSVCQAILVGSVVALLYSSRACYNLVAVAISPDNVPGPFNYGWDNLSDKVHVEVSSEEYVVFGVVLFLWELVPTTFVVLFFRAQRLSQNLTPAGMVNSHSYSSRAYFFDNPRRYDSDDDLSRLGAREGGLATPQCSGCYGSLAGNDSYAAGPPPSGTATDSAPLLSAAGGSELNNHHSSYPAAQN; translated from the exons ATGAGCGCCCTCGCCGCGGGGGCGGCCCCGGCCGAGGGCCCCGCCGTGCCCTACGCGGTGGAGCTGGGGCTGACGGTGCTCCACACGGCGCTGTACGCCGCGCTCTTCCTCTTCGCCTacctgcagctctggctgctgctctaCTACCGCGAGCGGCGGCTGAGCTACCACACgctctgcctcttcctctgcctgctctgGGCCGCCCTCAGGACCACGCTGTTCTCCTTCTACCTGCAGAACTCGCTGCAGGCCCTCCGCCTCCAGCAGCCCTTCGCCCACTGGCTGCTGTACTGCCTGCCCGGCTGCCTGCTCTTCGCCAGCCTCTGCCTCCTCAACCTCTACTTCGCCGAG GTTATATTCAAAGTGAAATGTGCAGCTGATTTCAACAAGTACAA gGTCCTGTTGTATCTGGGCTCCATACTTACCAGCCTCCTCTTCCTAGTTGTGAACTTGACGTGTGCAATGCTCATCCACAGTGAGGTCCCAGAGAACCAGCTGAGGCGGACAGTCCTTGCCCGCGCTCTAGTCAATGACAGCCTCTTCATCCTCTGTGCCATCTCGCTGGCTTGCTGTATGTGCAAACTGGGAAAGATGTCTTCAGCGAATGTCTACCTCGAGTCTAAG gGAACATCTGTCTGCCAAGCTATTCTTGTGGGATCTGTAGTTGCTCTCCTGTATTCCTCAAGGGCTTGCTATAACCTGGTAGCTGTGGCCATATCTCCAGACAATGTTCCTGGTCCATTTAACTATGGCTGGGACAACCTTTCAGACAAG GTGCACGTGGAAGTGAGCAGTGAAGAATATGTGGTGTTTGGAGTGGTTCTTTTCCTCTGGGAGCTGGTGCCAACAACTTTTGTGGTGCTGTTCTTCCGGGCACAGAGGCTGAGTCAGAATTTG ACTCCAGCGGGAATGGTCAATAGTCACAGCTACAGCTCCAGAGCCTACTTCTTTGACAATCCAAGGCGCTATGACAGTGATGATGACTTGTCACGGCTTGGGGCCAGAGAAGGAGG cttggCCACCCCTCAGTGCTCTGGCTGCTATGGGTCGCTGGCTGGGAACGACAGCTACGCAGCGGGTCCGCCTCCCAGCGGGACTGCTACCGACAGTGCCCccttgctctctgctgcaggcGGCTCGGAGTTGAATAACCACCATAGCTCATaccctgcagcacagaactga